One region of Qipengyuania sp. SS22 genomic DNA includes:
- a CDS encoding peptidylprolyl isomerase has product MISRLLSIAAATGLAAAPIAGQAQQTMAQGDLLGLPSDLSMLQDSDPNRRVATAVVNGFVITETDIDQRVALLLAANQRPVSEEEMLRVRMQVLRNLIDETLQIQAAIAQELDISQAEVDQTYARVAAQNFSQEPGKMDEYLASIGSAPQALKRQITGELAWNALLRRNIAPFVNVSSEEVNELIERLEASRGTEEYRLGEIYLSATPETEAAVEDNANKIVEQLRQGGSFVAYARQFSEASTAAVGGDLGWIQLAQLQNAQLEAVAAEMSPGQLVGPIRIPGGFSVLYLIDKRQVLMADPRDAMLSLKQIQISFDPGTSQAAAQQRVAAFTEGVQGIRGCGDAENAAAQLGANVVTNDQIRVRSLPEALQNIVLQLQVGQSTPPFGSFEEGVRVLMLCGRDDPQVAAGPNFDQIMGELEDERVEKRAQRYLRDLRNDAFIEYN; this is encoded by the coding sequence ATGATTTCCCGACTGCTTTCGATCGCCGCCGCAACCGGTCTCGCCGCTGCGCCCATTGCGGGCCAGGCCCAGCAGACCATGGCGCAAGGCGATCTGCTCGGCCTGCCCAGCGACCTCAGCATGCTGCAGGACAGCGATCCCAACCGCCGCGTGGCCACTGCGGTGGTCAATGGCTTCGTGATCACCGAAACCGATATCGACCAGCGTGTTGCGTTGCTGCTCGCAGCCAACCAGCGCCCGGTCAGCGAGGAAGAGATGCTCCGCGTGCGGATGCAGGTGCTTCGCAATCTGATCGACGAAACGCTGCAGATCCAGGCTGCGATCGCGCAGGAACTCGATATTTCGCAGGCGGAGGTCGACCAGACCTATGCCCGTGTGGCAGCGCAGAACTTCAGCCAGGAACCGGGCAAGATGGACGAGTATCTCGCCTCGATCGGCTCCGCACCCCAGGCGCTCAAGCGGCAGATTACCGGCGAACTGGCGTGGAACGCGCTGCTGCGCCGTAATATCGCGCCCTTCGTCAATGTCTCGAGCGAGGAAGTCAACGAGCTGATCGAACGGCTTGAAGCTTCGCGCGGGACCGAGGAATACCGCCTTGGCGAGATTTACCTCTCGGCGACGCCCGAGACCGAAGCCGCGGTCGAGGACAATGCCAACAAGATCGTCGAGCAGCTGCGCCAAGGTGGCAGCTTCGTCGCCTATGCGCGCCAGTTCTCCGAAGCCTCGACCGCAGCGGTCGGCGGCGATCTCGGCTGGATCCAGCTTGCGCAGCTGCAGAACGCGCAGCTTGAAGCGGTTGCCGCGGAAATGAGCCCCGGCCAGCTGGTCGGCCCGATCCGCATTCCCGGCGGCTTCTCGGTCCTCTACCTGATCGACAAGCGACAGGTGCTGATGGCCGATCCGCGCGACGCAATGCTGAGCCTCAAGCAGATCCAGATCTCCTTCGATCCCGGCACCTCGCAGGCCGCCGCGCAGCAGCGCGTGGCTGCCTTTACCGAAGGTGTGCAGGGCATCCGCGGATGCGGCGATGCCGAAAATGCCGCGGCCCAGTTGGGCGCGAATGTGGTCACCAACGACCAGATCCGCGTGCGTTCGCTGCCCGAGGCACTGCAGAACATCGTTCTCCAGCTGCAGGTCGGCCAGTCGACCCCGCCGTTCGGCTCGTTCGAAGAAGGCGTGCGCGTACTGATGCTGTGCGGCCGCGACGATCCGCAGGTGGCCGCGGGTCCGAACTTCGACCAGATCATGGGCGAGCTTGAAGACGAACGCGTCGAAAAGCGCGCACAGCGTTACCTGCGCGACCTGCGCAACGACGCCTTCATCGAGTATAACTGA
- the pdxA gene encoding 4-hydroxythreonine-4-phosphate dehydrogenase PdxA, with the protein MAPLAVSLGDPAGIGPEIIAESWARRSEKGLAPFFVVGGARVLEAAAQARGLELTVERIAEPADAAAAFARALPVLGSEDGEYRPGAPDADGARLALHSLVEATALARDGRAGAVVTAPIAKGELAKVGFDFPGQTEFLAAACELDPDDAVMMLAGPSLRAVPLTVHCALAEVASLLTQDLIEHRARIVHAALRRDFGIAEPRLAVCGLNPHAGEDGRFGDEEVRIIEPAIAALRAAGLSVSGPHPADALFTPRARTTYDAALAMYHDQALVPLKALDFDEGVNVTLGLPLVRTSPDHGTAFDIAGQRLADPGAMIAALKMAGDMAARRARV; encoded by the coding sequence GTGGCTCCCCTCGCCGTATCCCTTGGCGATCCGGCGGGGATCGGGCCCGAAATCATTGCCGAAAGCTGGGCGCGACGTTCCGAGAAGGGGCTCGCGCCCTTTTTCGTGGTCGGCGGCGCGCGCGTGCTCGAAGCTGCGGCACAGGCGCGCGGGCTTGAACTGACCGTCGAACGGATTGCCGAACCGGCGGACGCTGCGGCGGCCTTTGCCCGCGCATTGCCGGTCCTGGGTAGCGAGGATGGCGAGTACCGCCCCGGCGCCCCCGATGCCGATGGCGCGCGGCTGGCGCTGCATTCGCTGGTCGAAGCGACCGCGCTGGCGCGGGATGGGCGCGCGGGCGCGGTCGTCACCGCTCCCATCGCCAAGGGCGAACTGGCCAAGGTCGGGTTCGATTTTCCCGGCCAGACCGAATTCCTCGCCGCCGCCTGCGAGCTGGACCCCGACGACGCGGTAATGATGCTCGCCGGACCCAGCCTGCGCGCGGTTCCGCTGACCGTGCATTGCGCGCTGGCCGAGGTTGCGTCGCTGCTGACGCAGGACCTGATCGAACACCGCGCGCGCATCGTCCACGCCGCGCTGCGCCGCGATTTCGGGATTGCCGAGCCGCGGCTGGCGGTTTGCGGGCTCAATCCGCATGCAGGCGAAGACGGCCGTTTCGGCGACGAGGAAGTGCGGATCATCGAACCCGCCATCGCGGCGCTGCGCGCGGCAGGCCTGTCGGTCAGCGGGCCCCACCCCGCAGACGCACTGTTCACACCGCGCGCGCGCACAACCTACGATGCTGCGCTGGCGATGTATCACGACCAGGCACTGGTTCCGCTCAAGGCGCTCGATTTCGACGAAGGCGTCAATGTGACGCTCGGCCTGCCGCTGGTGCGCACCAGCCCCGATCACGGCACCGCCTTCGATATCGCCGGACAGCGCCTCGCCGATCCCGGCGCGATGATCGCAGCACTGAAAATGGCCGGCGACATGGCCGCACGGCGCGCCCGGGTTTAG
- the rsmA gene encoding 16S rRNA (adenine(1518)-N(6)/adenine(1519)-N(6))-dimethyltransferase RsmA produces the protein MPSPDLPPLREVIARHGLSASKALGQNFLFDEHLLDRIAALPGDLTDRPVLEVGPGPGGLTRALLRAGARVTAVEMDPRCLPALVELEDAFPGRLRVIQGDALKLDHGELMGGEPFAVLSNLPYNVGTALFVRWLGGEAWPPAWTSLTLMFQQEVAQRIAARPGTSAYGRLAVLAQWRAQAKLAMKVHRSAFTPPPKVMSAIVHVEPGTMPEGVSARMLERLTEAAFGQRRKMLRQSLKGVPGAVAALEQLGIDSQRRAETLTVDEFTQLARALT, from the coding sequence GTGCCCTCACCCGACCTCCCACCCTTGCGCGAAGTCATCGCCCGCCACGGCCTCAGCGCATCGAAGGCGCTGGGCCAGAATTTCCTGTTCGACGAGCATTTGCTCGACCGGATCGCCGCGCTCCCCGGCGATCTGACCGATCGGCCCGTCCTCGAGGTCGGCCCCGGTCCGGGCGGGCTGACGCGCGCGCTGCTGCGCGCCGGGGCGCGGGTTACCGCGGTTGAAATGGACCCGCGCTGCCTGCCCGCGCTGGTCGAGCTGGAGGATGCCTTTCCCGGCCGATTGCGCGTGATCCAGGGCGACGCGCTCAAGCTCGACCATGGCGAACTGATGGGCGGCGAGCCCTTCGCCGTATTATCGAACCTGCCCTATAATGTCGGCACCGCGCTGTTCGTCCGCTGGCTCGGCGGCGAGGCGTGGCCGCCCGCATGGACCAGCCTGACGCTGATGTTCCAGCAGGAGGTCGCGCAGCGGATCGCCGCGCGGCCCGGCACCTCGGCTTATGGCCGGCTCGCGGTCCTCGCCCAGTGGCGCGCGCAGGCGAAGCTGGCGATGAAGGTCCACCGCAGCGCGTTTACCCCGCCGCCCAAGGTGATGAGCGCGATCGTCCACGTCGAACCGGGCACCATGCCCGAAGGCGTTTCCGCGCGGATGCTCGAACGCCTCACCGAAGCCGCCTTTGGCCAGCGCCGCAAGATGCTTCGCCAGAGCCTCAAGGGCGTCCCAGGCGCGGTCGCAGCCTTGGAGCAGCTGGGCATCGATTCGCAGCGCCGCGCCGAGACGCTGACGGTGGACGAGTTTACGCAGTTGGCACGCGCGCTGACCTAA
- a CDS encoding malate synthase G, whose protein sequence is MTDYVTRAGIEADPQLAAFIDTEVLGPLGRDADAFWQGFTDLLGRFAPRNAALLSKRADLQTKIDAWHVERAGQPRDAAAYRSFLDEIGYLVPEPGDFTIGTENVDPEIATMAGPQLVVPILNARFLLNAANARWGSLYDAFYGTDTLDAPPAQPGGYDELRGAAVVAEAKRFMDEAVPLADGRKWADLADVKDNGIPLADPAQCVGWNETSCFFRHNGLHIEVVFDATHPVGSGDPANIADIVLESALTTIADCEDSVAAVDAEDKLLAYRNWLGVIRGDLQESFEKGGQTLTRKLAGDKSFADADGTAHTLPGRSLMFVRNVGHLMTNPAMRWDGQEIPEGILDAVVTSAIGAQDVAGLGQYGNSRCGSIYIVKPKMHGPEECAFTNDLFDAVEDLLGLPRHTIKVGVMDEERRTSANLAACIHAVKDRIVFINTGFLDRTGDEIHTSMRAGPMMRKGEMKNSAWLKAYEARNVGIGLAHGLSGRAQIGKGMWAAPDLMGQMMIDKIGHLRAGANTAWVPSPTAATLHAIHYHREDVFEIQKGLPDAAKLDELLTIPLAQGTNWSDDDIREELDNNCQGLLGYVVRWIDAGVGCSKVPDINDVGLMEDRATLRISSQHIANWLLHGVIGEDQVMDSLRRMAAKVDEQNAGDPFYQPLLENEDGAAFSAAKDLIFKGVEQPSGYTEPLLHAWRQKKKAQG, encoded by the coding sequence ATGACCGATTATGTGACGCGCGCCGGAATCGAAGCCGATCCGCAGCTTGCCGCTTTCATCGATACCGAAGTGCTTGGCCCGCTGGGCCGCGACGCCGATGCCTTCTGGCAGGGCTTCACCGATCTGCTGGGCAGGTTCGCGCCGCGCAATGCCGCGCTGTTGTCCAAGCGCGCCGACCTGCAAACCAAGATCGACGCATGGCATGTCGAGCGCGCCGGCCAGCCGCGTGATGCCGCCGCCTATCGCAGCTTCCTCGATGAGATCGGCTACCTCGTCCCCGAACCCGGCGATTTCACCATCGGGACCGAGAATGTCGATCCCGAAATCGCCACCATGGCCGGCCCGCAGCTGGTGGTGCCGATCCTCAATGCCCGCTTCCTGCTCAACGCCGCCAACGCGCGCTGGGGCAGCCTCTACGACGCTTTCTACGGCACCGATACGCTCGACGCGCCGCCAGCCCAGCCGGGCGGCTATGACGAGCTGCGCGGCGCCGCCGTGGTCGCCGAAGCCAAGCGCTTCATGGACGAGGCGGTGCCCTTGGCGGATGGCAGGAAGTGGGCCGATCTTGCCGATGTGAAAGACAACGGCATCCCGCTGGCCGATCCGGCGCAATGCGTCGGCTGGAACGAGACCTCGTGCTTCTTCCGCCATAACGGCCTGCATATCGAAGTGGTGTTCGATGCCACGCATCCGGTGGGCAGCGGCGATCCCGCAAACATCGCCGATATCGTGCTCGAATCCGCGCTGACCACGATTGCCGATTGCGAGGATTCGGTGGCGGCGGTCGATGCCGAGGACAAGCTGCTTGCCTATCGCAACTGGCTCGGCGTGATCCGCGGCGACCTGCAGGAAAGTTTCGAGAAGGGCGGCCAGACGCTCACCCGCAAGCTGGCGGGGGACAAGAGCTTCGCGGACGCGGACGGAACCGCGCATACGCTGCCCGGACGCAGCCTGATGTTCGTGCGCAATGTCGGCCATCTGATGACCAATCCGGCGATGCGCTGGGACGGACAGGAAATCCCCGAGGGTATCCTCGATGCAGTGGTCACTTCGGCCATCGGCGCGCAGGATGTCGCGGGGCTGGGCCAATATGGCAATTCGCGCTGCGGCTCGATCTATATCGTTAAGCCCAAGATGCACGGGCCTGAAGAATGCGCCTTTACCAACGATCTGTTCGATGCGGTCGAAGACCTGCTCGGCCTGCCGCGCCACACGATCAAGGTCGGGGTGATGGACGAGGAACGCCGCACTTCGGCCAATCTCGCCGCCTGCATCCATGCGGTGAAGGACCGTATCGTCTTCATCAACACCGGCTTCCTCGACCGCACGGGCGACGAGATCCACACCTCGATGCGTGCCGGTCCGATGATGCGCAAGGGCGAGATGAAGAACTCCGCCTGGCTCAAGGCTTACGAGGCGCGCAATGTCGGGATCGGCCTCGCGCATGGCCTGTCGGGCCGCGCGCAGATCGGCAAGGGCATGTGGGCAGCGCCCGATTTGATGGGGCAGATGATGATCGACAAGATCGGCCATCTTCGCGCCGGCGCCAACACCGCGTGGGTGCCGAGCCCGACCGCAGCGACGCTCCACGCGATCCATTATCACCGCGAGGACGTGTTCGAGATCCAGAAGGGCCTGCCCGATGCGGCCAAGCTCGACGAATTGCTCACCATCCCGCTGGCGCAAGGCACCAATTGGTCCGACGATGACATCCGCGAGGAACTCGACAACAATTGTCAGGGCCTGCTGGGCTATGTGGTCCGCTGGATCGATGCGGGTGTCGGTTGCTCCAAAGTCCCCGACATCAACGACGTCGGGCTGATGGAAGACCGCGCGACCTTGCGCATTTCCAGCCAGCACATCGCCAACTGGCTGCTCCACGGCGTGATCGGCGAAGACCAGGTGATGGATAGCCTGCGCCGCATGGCCGCCAAGGTGGACGAGCAGAACGCGGGCGATCCCTTCTACCAGCCGCTGCTGGAGAACGAGGACGGCGCCGCCTTCAGCGCGGCGAAGGACCTGATCTTCAAGGGTGTCGAACAACCCAGCGGCTATACCGAACCGCTGCTGCATGCGTGGCGCCAGAAGAAGAAGGCGCAGGGCTGA
- a CDS encoding hydrolase yields the protein MPAQALLDTINADTMLGQVQDWTAINTGTANLDGLARMAGVLADAFSTLPGEIELVEPATVTAISAEGHEFEKPHGRHMVLRVRPEAERRFVLTGHMDTVFPVDHPFQNTVWLDDETINGPGTADMKGGLNVILHSLMTFEGIDGSQRVGYDVMINSDEETGSLASRALIEDLARGKYAALTYEPSALPDGTLAHARGGTGNYSITFTGRSAHAGRNPQGGRNAIVAASDLVLRIKALEAEDITVNPAKIEGGSANNVVPDLAVLRFNIRPKSTDAMARFEGDLEALITKVAAQHDVGVHRHGGVTRPPKPVDAKAQRLFDLVKACGAELGQEIGWKSTGGVCDGNNIAATGVPVVDTLGVRGGAIHSPDEFMIVPSLRERAALSALVLAKLSTGDHL from the coding sequence ATGCCCGCGCAAGCCCTGCTCGACACGATCAACGCCGATACGATGCTGGGACAGGTGCAGGACTGGACCGCCATCAATACCGGGACCGCCAATCTGGACGGGCTGGCCAGGATGGCGGGCGTGCTCGCCGATGCCTTCAGCACGCTCCCCGGCGAGATCGAGCTGGTCGAACCCGCGACGGTGACCGCGATCTCCGCCGAAGGGCATGAGTTTGAAAAGCCGCATGGCCGCCACATGGTGCTGCGCGTGCGCCCCGAGGCCGAGCGTCGCTTCGTTTTGACCGGGCATATGGACACCGTCTTCCCGGTCGATCACCCGTTCCAGAATACCGTCTGGCTCGACGACGAGACGATCAACGGTCCCGGCACCGCCGATATGAAGGGCGGGCTCAATGTCATCCTCCATTCGCTCATGACCTTCGAGGGGATCGATGGATCGCAGCGCGTGGGTTACGATGTGATGATCAATTCGGACGAGGAAACCGGCAGCCTCGCCAGCCGCGCGCTGATCGAGGATCTGGCGCGCGGGAAATATGCCGCGCTGACCTACGAACCCAGCGCGCTGCCCGACGGCACGCTGGCGCATGCGCGCGGCGGCACCGGCAATTATTCGATCACCTTCACGGGCAGGTCCGCGCATGCCGGACGCAACCCGCAGGGCGGACGCAATGCGATCGTCGCGGCGTCCGACCTGGTATTGCGGATCAAGGCGCTCGAAGCGGAAGACATCACCGTCAATCCGGCGAAGATCGAGGGCGGCAGCGCGAACAATGTGGTCCCCGATCTCGCCGTGCTGCGGTTCAATATCCGCCCCAAGTCGACTGACGCGATGGCACGGTTCGAGGGCGACCTCGAGGCGTTGATCACTAAGGTCGCCGCGCAGCACGACGTCGGGGTCCATCGCCATGGCGGCGTCACGCGGCCACCCAAGCCGGTCGACGCCAAGGCACAGCGCCTGTTCGACCTGGTCAAGGCCTGCGGCGCCGAGCTGGGCCAGGAGATCGGCTGGAAAAGCACCGGCGGCGTATGCGACGGCAACAATATCGCCGCCACCGGTGTGCCGGTGGTCGATACGCTGGGCGTACGCGGCGGGGCGATCCATTCCCCCGACGAATTCATGATCGTGCCGAGCCTGCGCGAACGTGCGGCGCTGTCCGCGCTGGTGCTCGCCAAGCTTTCCACCGGAGACCATCTGTGA
- a CDS encoding arginine N-succinyltransferase translates to MTFRLRAAHITDLEHLYEMAKLTGGGFTNLPADRQALTRKLERAEEAFGRTNDDLGDDQFTLVLENTDTGQVRGTCQLFSQVGQQWPFYSYRLNTLTQHSRELDRTVRAELLSLVTDLEGSSEVGGLFLHPGERAGGLGLLLARSRYLFVAMHRSRFADRIIAELRGVIDDRGGSPFWDGVAGRFFGMTFQEADYFNAINGNQFIADLMPKHPVYVAMLDEEAKKIIGVPHPSGRAAMRMLENEGFAAEGYVDIFDGGPTMLARTDQVRSIRQAQPGKIAATDLDIGERALIATGTLDTFRSAYGMREIAEDGSVSIDAICAEALGVSAGDEVWSVAR, encoded by the coding sequence GTGACCTTCCGCCTGCGCGCCGCGCATATCACCGACCTCGAACATCTCTACGAGATGGCCAAGCTGACCGGTGGCGGCTTCACCAATCTGCCCGCCGACCGCCAGGCGCTGACGCGCAAGCTCGAACGGGCCGAGGAAGCGTTTGGGCGGACCAATGACGATCTGGGCGACGACCAGTTCACGCTGGTGCTTGAAAATACCGACACCGGCCAGGTGCGCGGAACCTGCCAGCTGTTCAGCCAGGTCGGACAGCAATGGCCGTTCTACAGCTATCGGCTCAACACACTGACCCAGCACAGCCGCGAACTCGACCGCACGGTGCGCGCCGAACTGCTCAGCCTCGTCACCGATCTCGAAGGCTCTTCCGAAGTGGGCGGGCTGTTCCTCCACCCAGGCGAACGCGCCGGTGGGCTCGGCCTGCTGCTTGCGCGCAGCCGCTATCTCTTTGTCGCGATGCACCGCAGCCGCTTTGCTGATCGCATCATCGCCGAATTGCGCGGAGTGATCGACGACCGCGGCGGTTCGCCTTTCTGGGATGGCGTCGCGGGACGCTTCTTCGGGATGACCTTCCAGGAAGCCGACTATTTCAACGCCATCAATGGCAACCAGTTCATCGCCGACCTGATGCCCAAACACCCGGTCTATGTCGCCATGCTCGACGAAGAGGCCAAGAAGATCATCGGCGTGCCCCACCCCAGCGGCCGCGCCGCGATGCGCATGCTGGAAAACGAAGGCTTCGCCGCCGAGGGTTATGTCGATATCTTCGATGGCGGCCCGACGATGCTCGCGCGGACCGATCAGGTCCGCAGCATCCGCCAGGCGCAGCCGGGCAAGATCGCCGCGACCGATCTGGATATCGGCGAACGCGCGCTGATCGCCACGGGCACGCTCGACACTTTCCGCAGCGCCTATGGCATGCGCGAAATCGCCGAGGACGGGTCGGTATCGATCGATGCGATCTGCGCCGAAGCGCTTGGAGTTAGCGCGGGCGATGAAGTGTGGAGCGTGGCGCGATGA
- a CDS encoding N-succinylarginine dihydrolase — protein sequence MSGLVEINFDGIVGPTHNYAGLSPGNIASASHRGDASFPRAAALQGVAKMRRNMERGLAQGFLLPLPRPNPVLMEDLAIGPDTDRALVAAAWSASAMWTANAATVSPAPDTADGRCHLTPANLVTMVHRAQEWRDTQAQLKIAFGDTRHFEVHDAIPPSFGDEGAANHMRLCESHDAPGVEVFVYGRPGGRFPARQHEQASRAVARLHGLDPARCVFVEQNPAAIAAGAFHNDVVAVANQNVLFTHELAFADRKDAYEAIFAAFPRIHVVEVPASAVSLEEAIRTYLFNAQLLTLPSGEMALVVPSECQDSASVWSWCEGMLASNGPIRHVIPVDVRQSMANGGGPACLRLRVVADPATVDARFLLDDMKAQRIESVIAAHWPARIEPDQVGSDALAKVVIEAREALLSVLSLDELA from the coding sequence ATGAGCGGGCTGGTCGAAATCAATTTCGACGGGATCGTCGGCCCGACCCACAATTACGCAGGGCTCAGCCCCGGCAATATCGCCAGCGCGAGCCATCGCGGCGATGCCTCTTTCCCGCGCGCGGCGGCGCTGCAGGGCGTGGCCAAGATGCGCCGCAATATGGAGCGCGGACTGGCGCAGGGTTTCCTGCTGCCGCTGCCGCGCCCGAACCCCGTTCTGATGGAAGATCTGGCCATCGGCCCCGATACCGATCGCGCGCTGGTGGCTGCAGCGTGGTCGGCCAGCGCGATGTGGACCGCCAATGCCGCGACCGTCAGCCCCGCGCCCGATACGGCCGACGGGCGCTGCCATCTGACGCCCGCCAATCTCGTCACCATGGTCCACCGCGCGCAGGAATGGCGCGACACGCAGGCACAATTGAAGATCGCCTTTGGCGATACGCGGCATTTTGAAGTGCACGATGCCATTCCGCCCAGCTTCGGCGACGAAGGCGCGGCCAACCACATGCGGCTGTGCGAGAGCCACGACGCCCCCGGGGTCGAGGTGTTTGTCTATGGCCGACCCGGCGGACGATTTCCCGCGCGCCAGCACGAGCAGGCCAGTCGTGCGGTCGCGCGCCTCCACGGCCTCGACCCCGCGCGCTGCGTGTTCGTCGAGCAGAACCCTGCGGCCATTGCAGCGGGCGCATTCCATAATGATGTCGTCGCGGTGGCGAACCAGAACGTTCTGTTCACGCATGAACTCGCCTTCGCCGATCGCAAGGATGCCTATGAGGCGATCTTTGCCGCTTTCCCCCGCATCCATGTGGTCGAAGTCCCCGCGAGCGCGGTCAGCCTCGAGGAAGCGATCCGCACCTATCTGTTCAACGCCCAGCTGCTGACGCTGCCGAGCGGGGAGATGGCGCTGGTGGTCCCGAGCGAATGCCAGGACAGCGCAAGCGTCTGGTCATGGTGCGAAGGCATGCTCGCCTCGAACGGCCCGATCCGCCACGTCATTCCGGTCGATGTGCGCCAGTCGATGGCGAATGGCGGCGGTCCGGCCTGCCTGCGGCTGCGCGTGGTGGCCGATCCTGCCACGGTCGATGCGCGCTTCCTGCTGGACGACATGAAGGCGCAGCGAATCGAATCGGTCATCGCGGCTCACTGGCCCGCGCGGATCGAACCCGATCAGGTCGGCTCCGACGCGCTAGCCAAGGTCGTGATCGAGGCGCGAGAAGCGCTGCTTTCCGTGCTTTCGCTGGACGAACTCGCCTGA
- the mscL gene encoding large conductance mechanosensitive channel protein MscL, with translation MLKDFKDFIAKGNVVDLAVAVIIAGAFGTIVASLTDEVIMPVVGALFGGADFSSYFILLTTPEGYEGSLTDYAALKEAGAAMIGYGAFITAIINFVILAFIIFLLVRYAKKIMAEAEEKEAAAPAGPTEIELLTEIRDALKK, from the coding sequence ATGTTAAAAGATTTCAAGGATTTTATCGCCAAGGGCAACGTCGTCGATCTCGCCGTGGCGGTCATCATCGCCGGTGCTTTCGGCACGATTGTCGCATCGCTAACCGACGAGGTTATCATGCCGGTAGTCGGCGCGCTGTTCGGCGGGGCCGATTTCTCCAGCTATTTCATCCTCCTGACCACGCCCGAAGGTTATGAAGGATCGCTGACCGACTATGCCGCGCTCAAGGAAGCGGGCGCAGCGATGATCGGTTACGGCGCCTTCATCACCGCGATCATCAATTTCGTGATCCTGGCGTTCATCATCTTCCTGCTGGTCCGCTATGCCAAGAAGATCATGGCCGAGGCCGAGGAGAAGGAAGCAGCGGCACCCGCCGGTCCGACCGAGATCGAGCTGCTGACCGAAATCCGCGACGCGCTGAAGAAGTAA
- a CDS encoding LemA family protein → MNRLAAFRTSIVAAAALALSACGINSVPAAEETAKAKWADVEAAFQERANLVPNLEQIVMSSAEQERDTLEAVVQARASATRPEIQIDGDDLGDAEKMTQYQEAQNTFGGALSRLMANVEAYPELRSQENFGRFMTQIEGQENRIRVAIRDYNEAVRQYNTTIRTFPDTIGANIIHGAEPMVPYQAVTEGAETAPELNMRSDSDAAN, encoded by the coding sequence ATGAACCGCTTGGCTGCTTTTCGCACCTCCATCGTCGCTGCCGCCGCGCTGGCCCTGTCGGCCTGCGGGATCAACTCGGTGCCCGCGGCCGAGGAGACCGCGAAGGCCAAATGGGCCGATGTCGAGGCCGCGTTCCAGGAACGCGCGAACCTCGTGCCCAATCTCGAGCAGATCGTGATGAGCTCGGCTGAGCAGGAGCGCGATACGCTCGAAGCGGTGGTGCAGGCGCGCGCTTCGGCCACCCGCCCCGAAATCCAGATCGATGGCGACGATCTCGGCGATGCCGAGAAGATGACGCAGTATCAGGAAGCGCAGAACACCTTCGGCGGCGCGCTGTCGCGCCTGATGGCCAATGTCGAAGCCTATCCCGAACTGCGCAGCCAGGAAAACTTCGGCCGCTTCATGACGCAGATCGAAGGCCAGGAGAACCGCATCCGCGTCGCGATCCGCGACTATAACGAGGCGGTCCGCCAGTATAACACCACGATCCGCACCTTCCCCGACACAATCGGCGCGAACATCATCCACGGCGCCGAACCGATGGTCCCCTACCAGGCAGTCACCGAAGGCGCCGAAACCGCGCCCGAGCTGAACATGCGCTCGGATAGCGACGCCGCGAACTGA
- a CDS encoding TPM domain-containing protein, giving the protein MRTLILRLILPLAAGLGLLGGLALPAAAQTFPERGTAPVVDAANIIDAATEAALTEKLDAFEERNQRQFVILTLPDLEGYDIADYSYRLGREWALGDAERNDGIILVVAPNERKMRVEVGYGLEGVIPDGLAFEYVEGMKPYFREGDYSGGIAWGAEEIITQLELPPEEAARIAQERTADRGSEGGFPVGALIWLGFIFFFFILPMFRGGRSRRYRRGGVGGVVGDIILWEAGKAIARGVGGDDWGGGGGGWGGGGGFGGGGFGGGFSGGGGSFGGGGASGGW; this is encoded by the coding sequence ATGCGCACACTCATTCTTCGCCTGATCCTGCCGCTGGCGGCGGGGCTCGGCCTCCTCGGAGGTCTTGCCCTGCCCGCCGCCGCACAGACTTTTCCCGAGCGCGGGACCGCGCCCGTGGTCGATGCCGCGAATATCATCGACGCGGCTACCGAAGCCGCGCTGACCGAGAAGCTCGATGCGTTCGAGGAGCGTAACCAGCGGCAATTCGTGATCCTCACGCTGCCCGATCTCGAAGGCTACGACATTGCCGACTACAGCTATCGGTTGGGGCGCGAATGGGCGCTGGGCGATGCCGAGCGCAATGACGGCATCATCCTCGTGGTCGCCCCCAACGAACGCAAGATGCGGGTCGAGGTCGGCTATGGGCTCGAAGGCGTCATCCCCGACGGGCTGGCCTTCGAATATGTCGAGGGGATGAAGCCCTATTTCCGCGAGGGCGACTATTCGGGCGGGATCGCCTGGGGGGCCGAGGAGATCATCACCCAGCTCGAACTGCCGCCCGAAGAAGCCGCGCGCATCGCACAGGAACGCACGGCAGATCGCGGCAGCGAAGGCGGCTTTCCCGTGGGCGCGCTGATCTGGCTCGGCTTCATATTCTTCTTTTTCATCCTGCCGATGTTCCGTGGCGGACGCAGCCGGCGCTATCGCCGCGGCGGCGTAGGCGGGGTCGTGGGCGACATCATCCTGTGGGAAGCCGGCAAGGCGATTGCCCGCGGCGTCGGCGGCGACGACTGGGGCGGTGGTGGCGGCGGCTGGGGCGGCGGTGGCGGCTTCGGCGGCGGTGGTTTCGGCGGCGGCTTTTCCGGCGGTGGTGGCAGTTTCGGGGGCGGTGGCGCCTCGGGGGGGTGGTAA